The following is a genomic window from Kiritimatiellia bacterium.
TCCAGGGCGTGCCCTTTATGTATTGCCAGGACCAGGAAATATGCGCCCGGGCGCCGGTTTTATAAAAGAGGAATCCCGCCAGGTAACGGTTTGGCAGCAGTCCTCCCTCTTGGATGCCGTAAACGCCGGCGCCGATGTAGCAGAGGTCCACGTTATGCCGGTTGGCCAGCTGCGTGAACTTGCGGCAATCGTTCCCGGTGTTGGCCAGGATGCTGTTGGCGTCAACGTTCAGATACGGGAACAATTTTTCCGCGGCGTCAAGCGGATACACCGTCATAAATGTTTTGACGCCCGCCGCCCGGGCCAGCTTGAGCTCCCACAAGGTTTTCCGCATTTTATCCGAGTCCGCGCCGTTCTGGTGCGGTTCGTCCGTGCCCTGGAAATACCAGTTTGTCACGCCGGCCATCCCGACAATAAGGTCAATGGTTTTCAGGTATTCCTTGAACTCGTTTTGAAACGCGGGGTCTTTCATTTCGTCAAAGAGGAAGTCCGGCATGTTTTTGCCGCGTTTTTTATCCAGGATGACGTTTTCGGGGTTAAGGAAAAGTATCAGCGGTCCGGTGAACCCGGTCTCCTTGAACAGGCGCGCGGTGCGGGCGGCGTTTTCAAATTCGTTATAAACGCGTTTGTCGCCCTCCAATCTGTTGGAATCCCAGGGCATATCCCAGATTCCGGTGATGCCGTATTCCTTCATGTCGTCCAGATAACGCCGCAGTTCCGCTTCCGTGTAATGATGGCCCGTCCATGGCCGTTCATAGATGCCGCCCCGGTAGCGTTCCATGAGGTTGGAATACATCACCCAGTCAATACCGTCCGGCTGTTCCAGATCAAACGGCATGACCTCCAGGCGAAAAATCATGGTTGCGGGCGGCAGGTTGGACGGCGCAATCCGCAGTTCCGCCCTGTATATTCCCGGTTCGGTCTGCGCGGGGATTTTCACCTGGAGCCAGAACCCTTCGGTCGTTTCCGCGGCAACGTCAATTTTGTCAAAATTTTCCAGCAGTTCCGGGATCACGTAATAACCTGATCCCCGTTCGGAGCAGCGCTGCGGCCAGCATTTGACGTGTTTGACGCGGACGGCGTCTTTGCCGATTGAATCGCCGGCCGCGTTCTTCAAGTCGCCGTCCAGGGCGATTGACAAGGCCTTGATGTCCTTCAATCCGTAGACCATAAACCAGGCGGCGGCGTATTGCCCGGGCGCCGCGAAGGCGCTGATTTCATAGCCGGCTTCTTCCGGTTGGGGGATGCTGTCCGGGTAATATCCGCGGATGTTTTTCCGGATATACGGAATATAACCTTGCTCGCCGTGCCGCTGTTTCAACTCGCCGGCCAGCGGCGGGTCTTGTTTTTCCCGGCGGGGCCGGTGGATATAAGCCGTTTCGCCGTAGACAATGGTCTCTGCCTCGTCCGCGCCAAGTTCCTCCAGGCGCAGGTCGTCAAGCCAGACGGTACCCGTTCCATGATGCTGGCAATATAACCGCACCTGGCCGGTCGCGGCCGGCGTCCGGAATACGAATTCGCAGGGATTCCAGTCATAGGTTCCGTCGCGAATTTTTAATATTTCCATTTTTTTGTTCTTTTGCCCGACCATGTAGCAGTTGAGCCGGGCGGAGCGGAGGTTCTCGGCTCTGGCGAACAAGGTCAGTTTGTAGTTTGTGTTGCCCTTGACTTCCAGGTTTTTCGGCGTGAAACAACCGCCCCAGGATCCGGGGCTTTCCTTCTGGAGCAGCTTGATCCTCAGCGACTGTTTGCCTTTGTGTTTGACTTCCGTGTCAAAGACCGTTTCGTAATCGTGGTTGTCCGGCGGAAAATGCCTGATGGTCCAGAAAGACCTTGCTTCAAAGCCAAGCAGGTCGGATAAGGAGGCGTTAGCGGCTTCCGGCCCTTCCGGCGGGGGGACTTTCATGAAGACTTTTACGGCGGAAATCGGCAGGGCCTGTTCCTTGTCGGCGCCGATTGCGAAAGAGTAATTTTGCTTGCTGTCCATTTTCAGTTTGCCCGGCGCCGCTTCTATTTCAACGGTTTTCCATTGATTATCGGCCTTCCCGCCGAATTCAGATATTTTTGCAAAGCCGCCGTCTTCGCCGGACCAGGCCGAGAATTGCGCCGGCGCGGATAAAACATCCTTGAAGTCAATCTCCACGAAGACGGGATGTTTCGGACTGCCCTGGCCGTCGGCCAGGAACGCGCTTGCCTCAATCAGGGCGCGTTGGCCCGGCGACTCCGCTTTCCTTATGGCGCGGTAGGTGGTCTTTCCCTCGCGGGCCTGCTCGCTCCAGAAGTCCCGCGGCGCGACGTGCAGGGGGATATACCACTCAAAATCGTCGGACCCCTTGGACTCAACGCCGTCGTTCGTTCCCAGCCGGCGGAAATGGCCGGTCTCTTGATTCGTGTCTATTTCGGCGCCGCTTGCTCCGGCGGCGGCCGCCAGGCAGATGGCCGGGCCGATCAATCTCCATCCGATTGCGCAGTTTATGTTCATTTGTTTAAAAGCCGGACCAGGCCGGTGATTTCCAGGGCAATTTCCTCCCGGCATTCATTGGCCGCGGTGTCCGTGAAATTGCCGGGATCAAGATAATAGTTGCCGATTTTAAAGGCGTTTTCTGAGTCGCGGAAAACTTCCGGAATTCGGCTTAAAATGGCGTTCAGCTTGTTTTCCGCGGCGTCGGCGGCCTCGCGCAGGCCGTTCTTTCTTGCCAGCGCGATGTAATGCCGCAGGGTGTAAAGGTATTTATAATCGGTGATGCCCTCGCGGATGCCTTCCCATTGAAGGGTGGAAATATAAGATTCGGGCGCGTCCGCGTTCCGGGCGGGATAGGCGATCATGCTGCTTTTTCTTTCGCGGTAATTATTTTGTTTAAACTCATTGAAAGCATCGCCTTTTACCCTTTGCCAGACCCAGCTGACATGCGCCTCGCCTTCCGTCTGGGCGAAGCCGAATCCCGAATGGAAACGGTTCGGCATGAGTCCGCCTTCCTGGCCCGTGTAACATCCTCCGCCCAGATACCAGAATTTCGTTCCGGCCGCCGCCAGCATTTTCAGGTTTTTTACGGTGGGGCCGGCGCTGATATCAGCGTTCAGGAAGGGAAGGAATTCCATGGCCTCCCTTTCGTCTTTATACATGAGATAATAGGTAAGGCAGGTGTTGACTCCCAGGCTGCGCATGATTTTGTAAACCCAGAGCGTGCGCCGGTAAGTGTCGCTGTCGGGCGGCGGCTCGTCCCGCCCGTAAAAGCACCATTTCAGGCCCGGCGCGCGTTCTTTGATAAAGGCGTCAATCAGGGGAACCGCCTGGCGCAGTCCGGCTTCCACTTGGCTTTTCCACGGATCGCTGAAGACCGCGTCCTTGACGCCGAGGGCTTTTGCCACGGACTGTTCAAGATTGAACTGGAACCAGAAGGCGACGGGGCCTTTCAGGCCGGCCTGGTTGTATATTTTCAGAATGTCGTTCAAATAATCCGACTGAAATTCCGTGATTTTTCCGTGGGGGGCCGCGAGACTGAAGGTTTTTGATGAGGTGAAATTGAGGATCAAGCCGGAAATGCCGTAGTCTTTGAACAGCTCCAGCATTTCCTTCTGCTGGTCAATCTTTTTATCCGGATAGGGGTCAATGTACATCAACCAGTGTTTGTCATCCGGCTCTTCCAGCTTGAAAGGCAGGATGGCAACTTCAAACGGAATATCCGCGAGTTTGTCGCCGGCCTGGGTTTCAATGGCGAGCAGGCCTTTGTATTTGCCTGCTTTCGCCGCGGGACTTGTCCTGAAATCAACCCAGAACGTGCAGGATTCGTTTTGGCGGAGAAGGACGTCGTCAAATCGCTCAAGCAGTTCGGGGATGATGTAATAGGACCTTGTCGCCCAGATCGGCATTTGCGGCCAAAAGGCCGCTTTTTTTACCCGGATTTCCCGGGTCAATTCAAGCGCCTGTCCGGATTCCTCCGCCGGCGGCGCCGCGCGGATTTTCAGATCGGGCAGGTCGCGCAGGGCGTGCAGGCTGAAATAAAAGGCTTTCCGTTCGCCCGGCGCCGCGGCAAGCTTGATTGCGCCGGTGATTTCCTCCTTCTGGGGAATACTGTCGGGATAGACCAGACGCGGGTCCCGTTGAAAAACCAGGAAACCGGTTCTGTATTCCGGCGAGAAAAGCCGGCGGAAGAAAGAGACCTGCGGACGGGGCGGATCCGGCTCGGTGTTTCGCGGGGCGTAAAAATATTTCTTGCCGTCAAATTCAAAGATTTTCTCCGTGTTGTATGACTTATATTCGGCGCAGGAATTTTTTATCCGGAGTTCATCAATAGCAACGTGCGCCAGGCGCGCGCCGGATTTTGCGTTTCCAAAAGTCTTGCCGCGCCCCACGATCAGCTCTTTCGGCGGGGACTGCCAGCGGCCGGGTAGTTCGCCCACTGTGCTCATTTTGCCGTTCACCATAATGGCGATGATGTTCGCCTCGCCGCCGAAAATGCAGGCAATATGGAGCCATTCGCCGCGTTTAAACCGCTGGGGATGGCTGAAGGCAAAAGCCGCCTTTTGATCGGCCCGCCAGCAGAAGGTGAATACCTGCTCGCGCTTGTCGTAAAAGGCGTACATGCTGTTTTTATACACATCCTGAGGCTTATCGGCGGCGTCGCAGCAGAATAAAAAACAATATTGCTCCGGCGCCTTGTCATGATCAAAATCGGGCCTGATCCACATTTCAATCAGGCCGCAGTTGAAATCAACGTTGCCTTCCGTTGCGATTTTGAGGCAGTTTTGCGGGTCGTCAAAGCCGGTCAGCGCCCGGCCGAATTTGCCGTCGGTTTGCATGATTTTTCCGCATTTTTCAATTTGCGGATTGCCCCGGGCAAAGTCGGCCTGATCGCCGATGTTATCAAAATGCGCCAGGAAAAGCGTGTTGTCGTCGGGAATGAATTTCTTGTCCCATTCCACGGCGGCTTGTGAGGCGGCAATGGAAGCAACGAGACAGATCAATCCGGGAAAAAGCAATCTTCGCATGGTATTATTCCCTTCATTAATGTTTTTCCGGCTCCCATGGCCTTTGATCTCCTCATGCATTTTTTTTCAGTTTTGCCTATGTGGGGGCGTATTTCTTAAAAAGAATTCCGATTTCCGCAAGGTTATCCTCTTTTTCAAGCTGCATGACCAGATCAAACAGGCGCGCGCTGTCAGCCGGCGGCAAGCTGCCCCTGATGCAACGGGATAATTTGGCGAACAATTCCTGATCCGACAATCTGGTTTCCCCCCACCAGGGATCGCCCTTGGCCCGTTTTTTATCCCTTTTATATGTCTTGTCTTTAGTCAGGATTTCCACCGTGGCGGGGATTTCTTTCGGGAATCCGCAGGCATAAACATCCTCAACGCCGGTAACCAGCGCCTCGCCCGCCGGATAGACGAACACCTTTTTCATGAAATCTCGGATCCTGGCGTTCCGCAGATGGCCGGTTTCATGCCATTCGGCATTGAGAGGGATATGATAAATTACCTTGGCAAAATTCAGCGGCAGATTATGGGTGAACGGCATATCGGAATCCTCCGGAAGTTCCCGGGCCGAAAAACCGACCGCGTGACTCGGCCTGACGTAGACATTAATCCGCTGCACATCCTCGGGACACAGGCGATGTTCGTCCGCCAATTCGGCAAACGCTTCCAGCGGGGCGTGCGTGTATTTGCAACAGGGGTATGTTTTAAAGGCGGCATCCAAAATGTGCCATTTTTCCCCCAGATGTTCCGTCAGTTTTTCGTTGTCCGGATGGTCAATGTCCATGACGGCCGCATAACCATCCCTGCCGTCCAGGACATAATGCGAGGATTTATATCCCTTCCAGCCGAAAAGGGCGGCCATGATGCCGGTGTGAGTTGACCAGCCGGCGTCGCAATATTTATTCATTTCATCGCAGGGCGCGACGGTCATGATTGACCTGGTCAGACAGGGCGCGAAGTGGCCGCAATTTCCGAAAGCGTTTTTCAAGTTCTGCGTTGTCAATCGCAGGGCATGGGCCGCGGACGCCATGGCCGCAAAAGCATTTGCCGCATAAACCTGCCGGCTGCCCCGGGTGGTCAGGAGTCCGCGCCGCACGCGCCAGAACATGAAAGAAAGGCAGATTCTGGCCGCCACGTCATATCCCAGCGCCACGGCCGCAATCAGGCGTTTCCCCGATATCTGCGCGTATTCGCCGGCCGCCAACGCCCCGAAAACCGTCTGCGGGGCGAAATGGGCAACGTTCATATAGCAATCGTCAAAATCCAGGGCGTTCGCCATTTTGGCGTTTACCATGCCGGCCAGCGGAAATGGCCGGGAAACTTTTTGCCCGATAACGCTTGCCTGCGGCGCGCCGCCGAACAGGTCGGCAATTTCAAGGTTGATCCGCGAGCATTTCGCCGCGGCCCCCGCAAAACCAGCCGCCAGGGTGTCCACCAGCAAACGTTTTGTTTCCAGCACGACTTTTTCCGGCAGGCGCTCGTAATCAAAACCGGCCACGAACTCCGCCAGCACCTGTGTGCGCGAATGGAGGTTGCCGGTTGTTTCGGGAAACTGATTGACGTAATCCCGTTTAACGTTTGACATGTTTTTTCAACTGTCTTCGTTCTGTTTTTTCGGGTTTGTTGCCGCCGGTGGGACCGATTCTCCCATGCCGAGCTGGCCGGGAATCCACTTGTTCAGAAAAACATAAAATGGCTTCACAGCGTCATGCTTTGTAAGCGGCGCCGCAAAGATCCGCTTGGGCGCCTTGATTTCGTTGTAGGCGGAATATACCGAGCTGGGAGGACAGGTGGTGTCAATAAAACCCACCGAGAGAACGGACGGACATTTGATTTTGCGCGCAAAATTGACAACGTCAAAATAGGGCGACATTTTCAGGCGCAGGGACTTTTCTTCTTCGGCGCCGCGGACCAGCGCGGGCCAGCCCGCCCCGCGGCCGGCCATGTGTCCCGCGTGATCGCACATGGCCGGCACGTTTGCCGCCACTGCCGTTACCTGGGGGTTGAAGCCGGCCATTATTAAAGATAATCCGCCCCCCTGGCTGCTTCCTTCCATAACCAGATGCCGGCCGTCAAAGTCCGGCCGGGCCGCCAGGTAAGTCAGCGCCCGGTCTATGCCGAGAATAACCCTGCGGAAATAATAACGCCGGCGGTCCGGCGCCCCGATTTGCATATACATTCCGTTCTTGTTGATTTTGTTATAAAGTTTCTTGCTTTCTTCGGGCGAAAGTCCGACCTCGTAATCATGAATCCCGAGCTGGAGCGCCAATACTCCCTTGGCGCCCCAATCGCAAACGTTCGGAACGCACGGGTTTTTTCCGGCCGGCTGTATGGTCACGTACCCGGGGTAGGGCGGCTGCAATCCTTCCGGGACGCTCAAAAAGCCGTAGATGCGCGTGTTGTCAAGATTCGCGAAACTGATCAGATAGCATTTTTGTTTCGCGTTGGAATATTTTTCCAGGGGCGCCAGCCTGACGTCGGCCGGAATCTTCGCCAGCTCGGCCCGGCCTTCCCTCCAGAACGCGTCAAAGTCATCGGGCACAATCGCCGTGGTCTTGATGCGTTCCGGCTCAAAGCCGGCCGCGGCGCAGACGTTTGTTTTCGTTCCCGCATAACTGACGTTGCAGCGGAGAAAACCCGGCTCCGCCAGCGTTCCCGCAACGATGACGGACTGATTGCTGAGACCAAGCGTCAGGTTGGTGATAACTTCCCCGCCGTCGCGCGTCAGACGAACCGAAATGTGTCCTTCCGCCGCCGTCTCTCCCGAAACTTCGGCGGTAATCGCAAAACCGGCCTTTTCCCCGCAGTTGTACAGCGCGTCTTTCTTGTCGGTTTTGGCCGAAAGGAAAACTTTCCCGGATGTTTCCTGGCGGTTGTCGTCCGCCTGTCCGGCGGGGGCCGGCGCGGTGCTGAAGCTGTTGGAATGCCCGTTTCCCTGCGCCCGGCCGCCGGCCAGCATCATGGCGCCGCCGATCAGCATGATTGCCAGTATTTTCATGATTATTCCTCGTTTTTCCCGCCGCGTGCCGCTTCGGATCAGGTCGCGGCGTTTTGTTTTTTCAATGTTTTTTTCAGGCGTTGTACGTTTACTTTGCGGAGCGCGGTTTTTGACTTTGCCGCCAGCGCCGCGGCGGTGCCGGCGGCTTCGCCGACGGCGATGCAACAGGGCATGTAGCGCGTGGAGGCGAGCGCCTCATGGGTCACGGAAATACATCGCCCCGCAACCAGAATGTTCTCCCATCCTTTTGGCGTCAGACAGCGATACGGAATGTCATATGCTTTTTTCAGCGTGGTAAACCGCTGGCCTTCGGGCGCGTGAATGTCAATCGGCGCCAGATTGCGGGCGATGGCATCCGGGAATTTTTTTGCCCGGCGCACGTCTTCCTCCGTCAATAAATAATCGCCAGTGATCCGCCGCGTTTCGCGCACGCCGACGGATACCCACCCGCGCCGGTCCAGTATTTTCCCCTTTTCAAATCCCGGGATATATTTTCTGGCGAACGCCTCCAGGGACGCAAGCTGTTTCAGGGATTCGGTTTCGGCAAGAGTCAAATCCCGCGCGTTTGTGCCGTCAACGTTTGCCACAAAACTGCCGTCAATTTCGCCCTTGTCCGTGCCCAGGCGTCCGTTGATCCAGACCGTGTCGTAATCAAAATGCAGATCGCCCTTTTTGCGGGCATTTTTCAGCATGCTTTTGAATCCGCTGGCCACGAAAAAGGGCAGGCGGTCGTCAATAAATTCCAGAATTTCGTCCGGATGTTTCCGGCGATAGGCGCGCATGAAATTCCATAATTTGCGCGTATTGACGCCTTCCATGATCGGCCCCGTCAGGGTCATGCCCTGCGTCTGACCGTCGCTCTCCCGGCCGATTTCATAGGCGCATCCCGCCCGCGCGGCCACGTCGCCGTCGCCGGTGGCGTCTATGACGATTTTGGCGAGGACGGCTTCCCGGCCGGATTTGCTTTCCACGATCACCCCTTTCAGCGCGCGGTCCTTGACAACGGCGTCCGCAATCCAGGCGTGCAGGAGCAGTTTTGCGCCGGCCTCCTCCAGCATTTCGGCCGCCAGCATTTTAAAACGGTCCACGGAAAAGCCGATCAGCCAGCCGTTGGTTACCGGGTTGAAAAACTTCTGGATAATGCCGTTCTTTTTTTCCAGCCGGTCCAGGAATTCCTTCATGATGCCCTTGTGCAGGGCGGGGACATAAGCGCCGAACCAGTTCATGGGCACGGCCGTCGCCGTTCCGCCCAGGAAGCCGTTGGCCTCAATCAGGATGGTTTTGGCGCCGTTCCGGGCGGCGGCCACGGCCGCCGCGATGCCGGCCACTCCGCCGCCGGCCACGGCCACGTCGGTCTTGACTAACACGGGAATCCGGCGCGGTTTTTCCAGGATGTAATCATCATTCAGGATTGATTTCTTTTCTTTTTTCATATGCGGTATTACCTGTTTATACATGTATAGTATAATAATGCGTTTAATAATCAAGCTTTTTTTTTAGAAAATAATCCGCAGGCCGCGAATTAAAGCATTCGGCCAACATTAATGTTGTTACAGCTTTCCCTGACAACAAGCGCGGGCGGGAGCGTTTCCTGGATGACACGGTTCGTTCGGTTATTGATTTTTGATATAAGTATTGCCGCCGCTTTGCGGCCGATTTCACGGAACGGCTGGGCAATCGTCGTCAACGGCGGCACAAGCGTCTCGGTAAAGCTTTGATTGTCAAACCCGATTACGGAGATGTCGCCGGGAACGGAGAGGTTTTGAGCTTTTGCGGCGTTCATGGTCTCGCGGGCGATAAAATCATTAACCGCAAAAATGGCGGTGGGTTTTTTTTGCAGGAGGGCCATGGCCGTTTCGTAACCGCCGTGGCCGGGCTCGTTTCCAACCGGTTCCTCCATGCGAACGATCATGTTCGGATCAAGCACTTGTTTGTATTGGCCCAGGGCGTCCAGGAAACCGGCGTATCGGTCGTCCACGGCGGTGCAGTGCACCCCGAGGATCACGCCGATTTTACGGTGTCCCAGTTTAATCAGATGTTCGCCGGCGAGGAAGCCGCCCTGTTTATTGTCGGTTACGACGTAATCGGTTTCCAGGTCGCGGAAATACCGGTCAATCAGGACAAATGGATAATCGGCGTGTTTGAGCTCGTAAATCATCTGGGCGTTGGCCCGGCCCCAGTTTGGGAAAATAATCGCCCCTTCCTCCTCCCGCTCCAGCAGCAGCAGCAGGTTGTCGTTTTCCTGTTTAATGCTGTGGCGGGAATTGAAGATGGAAAGCACCGCCCCGGCTTCGTCCAGAACCGAGGATATTCCCTCGTAAATCTGGTGGTCCGAATCCTCCAGGCCGGGGATGATCAGGGCGATCCGGTTTCGCCGGAGAACGGAATGGAGGGCGGAAGGCCGCGCGACGAACGCGCCCTTCCCGGGCAGGACGCGGATAATTCCGTTTTCCCGAAGCAGGCGCAGGCCGGTGCGGACCGAGCCGCGGCTGATGCCGTATTTTTTGGACAGTTCAAACTCGGAAAGCAGCGGCGCATCCGGTTTCAGTTTTCCGCTGGCAATTTGCATGCGGATGTCATCCTGCATGGCGGCATAAACCGCGACCGGGTTTCTTCTGGCTGATTTTTTTTTCTGCGTTAATGAAGACACGATGCTGATCCTTCTCCGGCTAATCCGGCCTGGCCGCTATTGCGCAAAATCATCGCCGCCATGCCTCGGCTTAAATGCCGGAACTGTTGCTTTAATCATTTTATAACGTTGTCGGAACATATCAATTGGTTTCCGCCCAGCGGCAGATTGCCACGGCAAAAATTTTTATGGACTGCAGATATTCCGCAATCGGGAGCGCCTCGTCAATATGGTGCGCCTGCGCCAGTTCGCCGGGGCCCGCGATGAAGCTTGGGGTTTTCCCGATATTGTTCAAAATGCGCGCGTCGGCGCCGGAAGGCAGGCCGGTTATTTTCGGTTTTCCCTTTAATCCGGCGATCGTCCTCCTCAAAACGGAAACCAGCGGGTGGGCGGTGGATGTTTCATAGGGAGGCGTGTTCAGAAGCCAGATGATTTGCGGGGGATTTTTTTTCAGCCATTTATCCCGCCGGGCCGAATCCCGAACGCGCTTTTCCACTTCCGCCCGCACGTCCGGCGCATTTTCCGCGGGCAGGTATTTGACATTGATTTTAGCTTCGCACGCGGCCGGAATTATGGAGGCGCCCGTCCCGCCCGCGATTTGACAGCAGGTGATGGCCGGCGAGGGGAGGAGGGCGTGTTTTTTGGAGACCTGCCATTGCCGGTTCAAATCCTCCAGTGCCCCGAGAATCAACATCATTTTTTCAATGGCGTTCACGCCTTTGGATTTCAGGCTGGCGTGGGTGGTCAAGCCCCTGACCTGAATGCCGGCGTGCATGGCGCCGCGGTGGGCGCAGCAGATGGCCAGGCTGGTCGGCTCCGCGATCAGCGCCGCATCCGCCTTATACCCGCGTTCCACGCAGGCCAGCGTGCCGTTGCCGCCGCCTTCCTCGTCAACCACGCTCTGGAAAATGACGTCGCCGCGCAGTTTGATTCCGGCGCGCTTGATAATGCGCATGGCCATCAGCATGGCCGCGAGCCCGCCCTTCATGTCCACTGCGCCCAGGCCGATCAGCCGGCCGTTTTCAATCTCGCCCCCATATGGATCATGTTTCCAGGCCGAAACATCTCCGGCGGAAACCGTGTCAATGTGTCCGTTGAGAATCAGGGATTTTCCGCCGCCGCGGCCCTTGAAGGTGGCCGCGACATTGGGCCGTCCATGATAGTCATGGCCGGGGTTGAAGTCGGCGTATTTTTTTATCCGCCGGTTGTCCGGCTCAAACACGTCCACGGCGGCGCCCAGTTTGCGCAGTTGGGCGGCCATGAATTGCTGGGCTTTCCCCTCGTTGCCGCGGACACCCTGCTCAATTCCCCGCGAATCAAAAGCGATCATTTGCCGGAGGAGGGACAGCGCCTCCTCGCGGCAATGGTCGGCCAGAGCGGTCAATTGCGTGTCCACCGAGTCCAGACGGATACTCATAGGATTTTTATATTCCTATTTTTCAACCGCGCCCAGCGCTTCATCCAGGATTTTCACGCCGATGTCAATTTCACCCTTCGTGATGACCAGGGGCGGCACGATATTCAATCGGTTGCCGAAATGGCCCGAGATGGTCAGGAGCAGACCTTTGCGCATCGCCGCCTTGACGACATTGATGCTTTCAAACGGCTCCTTGGTCCGCCGGTTTTTGACCAATTCCATAGAAAGAATGAACCCCTTGCCCTGAACCTGGCCGATGATCTCGTGCTTCTCCATCAATTCCTGGAGCCGTTCCAGGAAATAAGCCCCCATTTTGCGCACATGGTCAAGCAGTTTTCTCTTTTCAATCGTGGCAATCATGGCTAGCGCCGCCGCCGCGCCGACGGGGTTGCCCGAGAACGTGACGCTTTGATGAATGGGCTTGAGCACGTCCATGATCTTTATGGGCGCAAGAATGGCCGCATTCGGAATGACGCCGGCGGTGAACGCCTTGCCGACCATCATAATATCCGGATAAGTGTCAAAGGCTTCTATGGAGAACATCTCCCCGGAACGCCCCCAGCCCATCTGGATTTCGTCGTCAATGAGAAGCACGTCGTATTTTTCGCAAATGCGGCGCACTTCCTTCCAGTATTCAGCCGGAGGAACAATGTATCCGCCCGCGCCCTGCGCCGGCTCAAAGAGCAGGCCGGCCACCAGGTTCGTTCCTTTTTTGCGGTCAATCAGGCCCCAGGTCGGATCCTGAAACATGTTTTCAATATGTTTTGCGCAGAACAGTTCGCAGCCCGGGTAACTGCGCCCGAACGGACAGCGGTAGCAGTAGGGGTAGGGGATGCGCACGGCTCCCGGCATGATGGGGAAAAAATTTTCCTTCAGGAAAGGGAAACAGGTTACCGACAAGGTGCCGTGCGAGCGGCCGTGATAGGCGCCCTGATAACAGAGAATGTAGGGCCGTTTTGTGCAGGCCTTTGCGATTTTCATGCCAACTTCCACCGCATTGGTTCCGCCGGTATCATACTGCACCTTGCTGTTGTTTCTGAGCTTGCCCGGCGCCATCGCGACGAGTTTTTTCGCCAACTGCACCCTGACTTCAGTCGGCTGCTGGGCGGTGTGGTGCACCGTTTTCATCTGTTTGCAGGCCGCCTCAATCACTTCCTGCGGACAATGGCCGAGATTGAGCGCCGCAAAACCCGAGGTCAGATCAAGGAAGGTGTTGCCGTCCACGTCCCTGACGAAAACGCCTTTGGCCTCCTTGATAACCGGCGGCAGGCCGGCGTAGTTGGCGAAACACAGGTCCCCCGCGGACTCGTATTTCTGCAAATCCTTGAGAATTTTAACGGCTTTTGGCCCGGGATACTTCTTGACATTAGGGCGCGTGATTTTCATGTTGAAATCCTTTCTGTATTTTCTGACTTGCGAATCCTTTTCAGGCCGCGTTGTGTTTTTTTTCTCCTTTTTTATACTTTGACCGTTTTGTTTGTTTTAATTGATTGCAGAA
Proteins encoded in this region:
- a CDS encoding aspartate aminotransferase family protein, with translation MKITRPNVKKYPGPKAVKILKDLQKYESAGDLCFANYAGLPPVIKEAKGVFVRDVDGNTFLDLTSGFAALNLGHCPQEVIEAACKQMKTVHHTAQQPTEVRVQLAKKLVAMAPGKLRNNSKVQYDTGGTNAVEVGMKIAKACTKRPYILCYQGAYHGRSHGTLSVTCFPFLKENFFPIMPGAVRIPYPYCYRCPFGRSYPGCELFCAKHIENMFQDPTWGLIDRKKGTNLVAGLLFEPAQGAGGYIVPPAEYWKEVRRICEKYDVLLIDDEIQMGWGRSGEMFSIEAFDTYPDIMMVGKAFTAGVIPNAAILAPIKIMDVLKPIHQSVTFSGNPVGAAAALAMIATIEKRKLLDHVRKMGAYFLERLQELMEKHEIIGQVQGKGFILSMELVKNRRTKEPFESINVVKAAMRKGLLLTISGHFGNRLNIVPPLVITKGEIDIGVKILDEALGAVEK